The genomic segment catacagagcagaaaaacttgatctggatctgccattggaattcaacataaaactgtctaatatagcgtacgctaagcagtgcacgctttctacaattttagttggccggcgatatcttcgaatctcagaggccatatgccgtcaatgcggctatttcgcgcctgtggcgataggtggcgctgacatctcgaacgtttctttcgttaggtttcgactcgttcgaaacgagaagcgatctcgaaaaaaACTACGAgtttatccataatactctgtcgtcgaagctgCCTGAGagtaagcgaaagccgtttacacagtcatttgctacgaacgaagtgcattttacaaaagcaacgccaaattcaattcgaagcgagcagccgggaccgccgcaatgtttcccgcaaactccgcaaaccacgcaaaaacgataacgctaactcgtttgcgttgcgtacgcccgctatacccgctatttcgtttagcgttcagcgcatgcgcagtgacgacccgctatgttttagcgtacgcaatggtacagcgtacgctatactaaaactgtctattagtATCCTACACTGCAGCAGTTCTATTTACATCTTTGAATTGATGCGGCAGCAGCGTATTGGCGTCATTTCGTTCTCTTCTTAAGCATGACGCACGAAGTTAACTTCTGACGCCAGATACGCTGATGCCAGAATGGCGCTGGCCGAAACTTTGTACTACATGCGACACCCGTCTGTGTAGCGTCTGAATCAGCGCAGAGAAAACACCGCTTTGGCCTTCGTAATATCACTGGTTCCAGTCGAGGATCTCCGGAGAATCAAGCGCGGATTGCTTAGCGTCCGTGGCGCTTTGCTGTTGAGCGTTAAGAGTACCTGATTTGATTCTCGGCAACGGCTGTCTCGATTCGGTGGAGGCTAAATGATGAAATGCTGGTGGCGGTTATATTCGCACGCGCGTTATGGAAACCAAACTGGATGGAATCAGTGCGGAAACCTTCCGGTGCAGCGTTTCCCCGTAGTATTAATGCCCAACGAAGAACAGCTCACTGACCCTGCACCACGAGGGAGGCCGTGGAACTGTCCGCTCCGGCCGAGTTGGAAACGTGGCACGTGTAGTTGCCGACGTCTTGCGCCGTCAGTTCGAGAATCGTCAGCGACGAAATGTGCGAAGCGAGGACGGCCGTCGAGTACCTAGTCCCTTCGCGCTCGCGGACGCCGTCCTTCGTCCACGCGAACTCCAGCGGCGGGTCTCCTTCCACGGCTACGCAGGACAGCACGAGTTTCTTGTTAGGTGCCGGATTTCTCGGCAATGCTAGCGGCTGCAACTTGGGAGGCTCTGCGATTGTACGGAAATGAAATTGTTGCCTCATTACCTCGAATTGAAACCAAGTGACGCAGATAGCCAGGAGTCGAACGGTTAAGGAATTCTTCCGCGCACAAAAAGATAAAGGCGCGAGCTCACCGATTAGCTTGGCAGACGTTTCAGCGATGACGTGACAGCAAATGAGAGCGGCAAGCAAGATGCCGAAGGTGTGCATGGCGGAATGCTTCTCTTTGAAGTGTTTTCCGGCGAGTTCCGTTGCTGCTTCGAACGAAGCAAGTTCGCTGCGAGCGGAGAACGCCTGAACTGCGGAGCAATACTCCTCTGAATGTTACTGCTCTGAATGTAGGGACCGACGCTTTTATAGGGAAGCAAATGAGGAAAAAGCATCTGCAGTTTTCCTTCAGGGAGGTGGCGCCACACCGTGAACATGTTGAGAAACAACCGGCTAAATCCACGAGTCCAGCATTTTCAAAAGTCGTCGCTGTACAGGCAGTCGCTCTACTCCAGTGACCCATGAAGCGATAGCGCATAAATAGATGGTCCCGCCAATCGGCGTCTGAAATTGCCTCATTTTATCCCGAAATCTCGTGGCGAGTACATCGCGACCTGTCTGGCGTCGTCTAGCTGGGCGTATACGGATCACTGAGCTTTCTTGTTGGCGCTAGAAATGTGAGAAGTACGGTATAAGGCGAGTCGAAATCAGTGCGTAAATAATGGCTAGCACAGCGGGAGACACTGACCAGCGACAACCAGTTCGGCGGTGTAGCTATCGCTTCCGGCGGCGTTCGTGGCCCGGCACGTGTAGTTGGCGACGTCGTCAGCGTCCACCCTGGCTATGGTCAGCGCCGATATGGACTCCGACAGCATCTTTGGAGCAGCCCTTCCACGCGGACCAATGGGGAGACCGTCCTTGAGCCACGTGAACAGCAGGGGCTGCGTACCCCGGCTGGCGATGCAGGTGACGGCCACGGCGCCTCCGATCTGCTGCTCCTTGGGAAAACTGAACGGCATCAGCTTTGGAATATCTGCCGGCAAAGGAAACGCCGCCTGTAGTTTTTTCAGCGGGAGACTGCAGAATCTGCTGTAGGCTTTCGCACAGTAACTACACCACCCCCTACCTGTGTTGGCGTAGACGACAGATGTGGCGAAGATGGCGAGAAGAGCGTTGAACTTCGGCATCACGTATCGGGAGGCCGGCCAGGAAGGGTAGACGTTCCAGCACTGACTGAATCCGCAGTCgtacgagcgttttttttttttctttcgttgccTGTCGCGCTTCAGATGCTGTCTCAATGGGACTAGTGGCGCCACTTATGAGATATCCGGTGAAGCTCACGCGGGTGGGCTGTCGAAGCACAGTttcgcgacgtcagtggcgctgGTTTTGCACACAGGCGCAGCACTCGTTCGGTGCATACATATTACCGCAAAGGTCAACGAACGAGCATGGTTGTGTCAAGTTCTCGGTAAGTAACGCAGATTCATTCTAACCCGTGGTTATTATCTCTAGGGCCGGCCCGCGACGTTACTAGAGCAAAGTCTCTCTGCGAAGAATGGTTATAGCACGCACACAAACTTCATTCGAAAAGAGTGATGCACAATCACGGGATAACGCTATTATATTTTCGTTTAGCTACGAGTTCTCATTTGGTTTGGCATTGGTACAGTACCGGTAACGAGTAGCTGGGAGGTCGCGCTGTCGGAGCCTGCCGCGTTCGTCGCGACGCAGGTGTAGTTGCCGATGTCCTCGGCGCCCGCTTTGGAGATGGTGAGCGAAGACACGGCTTCCGACACCTGCTTCACGTGAACCCTCGAGTCGCCGCTCGGGAGCTGCGCGCCGTCTCTCGACCACGAAAACTGGAAAGGCTCGCTTCCCTCGATCGCGACGCAGTGCACGACAACTTTCTTCGGCATGGCTTTGCTGGCGGGGAAGCTGAACGGCTGAATCTTGGGCGGTTCGACTGAAACGTGGAATTGCGTTTTAGCAGCGGCCCGGGCAGCCTTACCTCGAGATACCCTTTCTCACCTGAGCATTGAGCCCTTTCGAGTGAAGCTCCAAGTGCCAGCAGTGCAAATACTAGAGCCATCTTGTGCAGAGAGAGCGATTGCGGTTCTGAGCCTGACGGGCCGCGCGGCCACTTGCTGCTGCGAAGTCCGAGCTGTACGGCGCGTTGTCTGTGCGCAGTCCGATAGACAGTTTTGCGTATGCCGGGTGCAAGGGTATAAAAAATTCACTCGGTGAGCGGACAACTAGCGCCACGTGTTGAGAGATGCCGAAAGGTATAGCCGTGAGGTGAGCGCGGTAGCTCCGGTTTGAACAAACGTGCGAAGCAGGCCACCGTGCGTCAGACAACTCACAGTGCTAGAAAAAGGTGGCTACAATAATGTGCAATTCATAGCGTATTACGTCCCTAATAGTATTAGAAGAaggtggggagggagggggggagggagtgggTCATTATAACGCGCTTAAAGCGCGGTACACGATCGTTACTGCGTTCCGCACACACCTAGCGGAATGCGACCTCCGCCTACCCCCCAGCCGGGGATCGAACCGGCGACGTCCTGGTCAGCAGCGAAACGGCATAACCCCTGGGTTAGTTGAGATATTAGGCTGAAAAAATTCTTGAAAGAGGAAATTATTACTGCTCCCTCGTTCGAATGAACTCATGAGATAATAGCCATGAAGGGAAAACGCGGGACGTAATTAAGTAGAGCGGCTCTGTACCGAGACTTCCATCCCTTGGTGGCGTCATTAAACAACTAGACACCCGCGAACCAGCTTCAGATTCAGTGTCCATCGAAAACGTAAATAAACACTGTGCCTGCCATATCAGACGCTTCCCTTGCTTAGCTTCGTCTGCACGTACCGTTTACGACTAGCGTAGTCGTGAATTCATCTGTCCCGGCAGCGTTGGCAACGCGGCAAGTGTAATTGCCAAAGTCTGCCGCGGAAAGCTTCCGGATCGTCAGCGTGGATATCTTGCCGCCGATTTCCTCGACGTCGGTgtcggcgctgctgtcggctcgaACGCCGTTCTTCAGCCACGAGAACCGGAGGGGTTGGTGTCCCCGCATCGCGAAGCACGACACAGCGACTTCTTTGCCCAACTGTTCGTCACTTGGAAACGAAAAGGGCTGAATTTTGGGAGCGTCTGGAACGGACGAGTCAGCAGGTTAGTGGACTTAGAGGACTTAAACTTAGAACTTGTTCGCTCGGTAATGGTTCTAAGGATATTCCTCGATGTTACGACCTAATGTATAGGCTTGAAAGTGTGGAACCGCTTACCTAAGGCTAGGATCGCGGACATCGCTTCAAGAAGGGCGCCCGCAACCAAGGCTACGAAGTGGACGAGGATGCGCATGTTGAACTTCGCTCTCGGTGAACTGACGAACGTCGGATGTGAACCCGTCCACTGACGGGTATTCAGTCTCCACGCGCATGCGGCTCGGCGAACTGCTCGTGTGGTTGAGAGAACGCAGGTGGGGAAAGTCACTTTGCTCCTATGGACAGGCAGCGCCACCGGGTGGAGGATGCCGAAGGCATGAGAGATCACTTTGACACTGAGGCCGTAGCGCCatcctacctaacctaacctgataTACTAACAGTGGGGAAGGAATCAGTCAGCGGTTTAGTTGTGTGTTAATATGAAAATTTTCGAATCCAATCGACTGCAGatcctcgaaaaaaaaattctggaatggaatatcgaatcgaatacaCCTCTCACTCGAGGCAGGTCGGTTCCAGCACACCGACAATGTTAAGTACATTGCGAGGTTCTCGCGAATTTCGCGTTCTGTGTGCGAACGGTCTCACTTCAAAATTTCACTTTAAAATATAATGTCAAGGGTGATAAGCTTTCAGTGGCGCGTGAATTTCCACGTGAATTTCCACGCAGTCGTGATATGGCCGACATCAAATGTGCGCTCTTTCAAGCTGGTCGGGAACTGCTTCCCTTATTTGTGTGTTTGCACTTCCAGTTCAACAAGCATGCTATTTCGGCGATTTCACGCGAAGCGTGCCTCTACCTCGTGGCTCGGGCGCGTCGTCTTGTGAAACTCAATGAGTCATGTTGTTTACAGCCTTCCTAACTTAAGTGAGGCCACCTGTGATGACTCAACGTCTTTCATATCAGTGTGTGTAGAATTGTTGTAAATGACGTTAGTACAACAAATATTTCACACTGTTCTTCGTTTCACTGCATATAGTAAGACAGAATGCATATTCCTGCCATATTCAATCTGAAGTCACACACAACGTATGCCCATACCGAAACCGAAACTTCCCTGCTGTTTCTTTTGTGCTGCATGCCAAGTTGGTAGCATAACTAACGATATGAGttgtctaatatatatatatatatatatatatatatatatatatatatatatatatatatatatcaacgccGATCGGAGTCTCCATGGGCGTGTGTTTTGACGCCTGACCGAATATTCACCAGACCCGATTATTTCAGAATACCGAACATCGAATTTTAAAATCCAATAAATCGAATAGCAAAGACTGTTCGATTCGAACGCCGGTGACATACTAATACTGTACTCTATGGCGACAATTTCTTTGTGCGGTCTCCCTTACGATGACAGTAACCAATTAATTTCGGCGGGAAAGTGAAGGTGATATTCTTCAGACTACTGGGTTCCTGCCATTGCGGGTATTGTACAGATAAGTAATTGACAGAATCAATACCAACTCATAACCATCTTCAAAAGACGGAAACCCTTTACTCGCAGCCCCACCTGTTGAACGACACAACTGCAAAGCCTGCGTTGCCTTCCGCTTTCCGTGCACTCTATATTACCTGCTGCCGGCTTCGTAATTTCCCCGTCTCCACTATGCCAGTCATAACCCACGCGTCGGCGCTTCATCAACGATACAGGTTACAAACGAAATATCCGTTATTGCGAGTCTGCGGGACACTAACCAGTGACGACAAGCTCCGCCGTGTAGCTGTCGCTTCCCGCAGAGTTGGTTGCCCGGCAGGTGTAGTTGGCCACGTCTTCCGCGCCCACGTTGGGGATGCTTAGCGCCGATACGGATTCGGTGAGCATCTTCTGCGTGGCCTTGCTTGCCTGGCTGAGAGCGACGCCATTCTTCAGCCACGAAAACTGCATCGGCTGAGTGCCCCTGTTGGCGACGCAGGTGACCAGCAGAGCCTCTCCCAGCACGCTCTCTCTGGGAAATACGAAAGGCTGCAGCCTGGGCGCGTCTGCAATGTGACGACGTCAAGCCCGCACGGTTGGCCCCGAGACGGTAGGGACGTTGCGCGGGAGAAATGTGGAAATGTGTTGCCCCTACCTTTGCTGCAGCTTATTCCACGCGTTAGCGTCAGGAGTCCCAAGACGACCGCGAACATCGTGCCCGAATGACACGCAATGACGGTCGCAACTCCGTCCAACGCTACAGCGACAAGAGTGCTCTAAGAAGTGCACTGCACGAGTGAGCGGCAGAAGGTGAATCCGCAAGGCGTGCTCTGCGTGTTGTTCCTGTTGCAGGTGCTTCTCGAACCAGTGGCGCCACGTATGGATCGTTCGGGCAACTACCTCGGAGGCCTGAATGAGAACATGGTTTGAATGCAGAAATGACCGACTGCTTGCCATCGCAATCACGGCTAAACTCGCCTTACGGTTCGTAATGGTAAAACATTCTTTCATGTGCCTTTGCATGATACCAGTTTCTTGCAAGTCTCTAACAGGTTTTCATCACTCATTTTTCAGTCACTCGGCCTTGCTTGCCGAGCGGCGTCAACAGCCTGTAACGTCACTATTCTTGAAACTTGACAAAGAACAGTGCAGCTTGTACGGATGCTGGCGCACGATGAAGCCTCCCTATTTATTCTGTGTTTCAGCATCTAAACCTCATATAAAGTGTCATAAGTTAGCTATCTTATGAGAAGCTAGTAATCACTATTGGAAAGAGCCTCGTGACGCGTAAGATTGAGAGAATAGGGCAAGATATAGCGTACGGCACTACCGACGAAACAAACCATGAGATTAGCGAGCCTGCGTGAAATGTGCGGGATTTGCCCACGCAGTCGCCGATAGCTAGATTGGATAGAGCAACCAAACAAGAAAAGCCCAACCAAGGAGGCGAGCTTAGCCTTCACCACCAGCCACAAAGTAGCGCAGTCGGACCCGACCACATGACACACGGCGCACATGTAGAGTTGCCCATGTCTTCGCCCCCAACTCCCGTAGTGGTTAGCCAAGACACCGTCGGAGAAAGCTGCCCGATAGGTGGCCTTCCACCGTTGGTAAACTGT from the Dermacentor variabilis isolate Ectoservices chromosome 9, ASM5094787v1, whole genome shotgun sequence genome contains:
- the LOC142557880 gene encoding fibroblast growth factor receptor-like 1; translation: MALVFALLALGASLERAQCSVEPPKIQPFSFPASKAMPKKVVVHCVAIEGSEPFQFSWSRDGAQLPSGDSRVHVKQVSEAVSSLTISKAGAEDIGNYTCVATNAAGSDSATSQLLVTGTVPMPNQMRTRS